One genomic region from Ornithinicoccus hortensis encodes:
- a CDS encoding ABC transporter ATP-binding protein, giving the protein MKLELRGITKTFGPLVANDHIDLVVEPGEIHALLGENGAGKSTLMNVLYGLYEPDGGQILLEDRPVTFSGPGDAVAAGIGMVHQHFMLVPVFTVAESVALGYEPAGPGGLLDLGTARRRVQEISSRFGFDVDPDSVIEDLPVGVQQRVEIIKALSRDASVLILDEPTAVLTPQETDELISIMEELKQAGTSIVFITHKLREVRAIADRITVIRRGKVVGEASPTSSETELASMMVGRSVSLTVAKESAQPGPESFQVRDLTVHDANGTAVVDRVSFSVRGGEILSIAGVQGNGQTELTETILGMTDASAGEIELDGKNLLDLGIKKRLRAGLGFVPEDRSTDGVISTFSIAENLILDLYDTEPFARGVQMSPSEVHTNALHRTEEFDVRYTNVGDPISTLSGGNAQKVVLAREMSRPLSLLVASQPTRGLDVGSIEFVHKRIVRERDQGTPVIIVSTELDEVLALADRIAVMYRGKIVGIVDNVDVDRDVLGLMMAGVPLEEAQAEAAKHHSTLAAADLAVDNEEGLS; this is encoded by the coding sequence ATGAAGCTGGAGTTGCGTGGCATCACCAAGACCTTCGGGCCCCTGGTAGCCAACGACCACATCGATCTCGTCGTCGAACCCGGGGAGATCCACGCGCTGTTGGGGGAGAACGGTGCCGGCAAGAGCACGTTGATGAACGTCCTCTACGGCCTGTACGAGCCCGACGGGGGTCAGATCCTGCTCGAGGACCGACCCGTGACCTTCTCCGGACCCGGGGACGCGGTCGCGGCGGGCATCGGCATGGTGCACCAGCACTTCATGCTGGTCCCGGTCTTCACCGTCGCCGAGTCGGTGGCGCTGGGCTACGAGCCCGCCGGGCCGGGCGGGCTGCTCGACCTAGGCACGGCGCGCCGCCGGGTGCAGGAGATCTCCTCCCGGTTCGGCTTCGACGTCGACCCGGACTCCGTGATCGAGGACCTGCCGGTCGGGGTGCAGCAACGCGTGGAGATCATCAAGGCGCTCTCCCGCGACGCCAGCGTCCTCATCCTGGACGAGCCCACCGCGGTGCTCACGCCCCAGGAGACCGACGAGTTGATCAGCATCATGGAGGAGCTCAAGCAGGCCGGGACCTCGATCGTCTTCATCACCCACAAGTTGCGCGAGGTGCGCGCGATCGCCGACCGGATCACCGTCATACGGCGTGGCAAGGTGGTGGGCGAAGCCAGCCCGACCTCCAGCGAGACCGAGCTGGCCTCGATGATGGTCGGCCGCTCGGTGAGCCTGACCGTCGCCAAGGAATCGGCCCAGCCGGGGCCGGAGTCGTTCCAGGTGCGGGACCTGACCGTGCACGACGCCAACGGCACGGCGGTCGTCGACCGGGTGAGCTTCTCGGTCCGCGGTGGGGAGATCCTGTCGATCGCCGGGGTCCAGGGGAACGGTCAGACCGAGCTCACCGAGACCATCCTGGGGATGACCGACGCCTCCGCCGGCGAGATCGAGCTCGACGGGAAGAACCTGCTGGACCTCGGGATCAAGAAGCGACTGCGGGCTGGGCTGGGGTTCGTGCCCGAGGACCGGTCGACCGACGGCGTGATCTCCACCTTCTCGATCGCCGAGAACCTCATCCTCGACCTCTACGACACCGAGCCGTTCGCCCGGGGCGTGCAGATGTCGCCCTCGGAGGTGCACACCAACGCGCTGCACCGCACCGAGGAGTTCGACGTCCGCTACACCAACGTGGGTGACCCGATCTCCACCCTCTCCGGCGGCAACGCGCAGAAGGTGGTGCTCGCGCGGGAGATGTCCCGACCACTGAGCCTGCTCGTCGCCTCGCAACCCACGCGTGGCCTGGACGTCGGCTCCATCGAGTTCGTGCACAAGCGGATCGTCCGGGAGAGGGACCAGGGCACGCCGGTGATCATCGTGTCCACCGAGTTGGACGAGGTGCTCGCGCTCGCCGACCGGATCGCGGTCATGTACCGCGGCAAGATCGTGGGCATCGTGGACAATGTCGACGTCGACCGTGACGTGCTCGGACTGATGATGGCCGGTGTGCCGTTGGAGGAGGCGCAGGCCGAGGCGGCCAAGCACCACTCCACGCTGGCCGCCGCCGATCTCGCTGTTGACAACGAGGAGGGCCTGTCGTGA
- a CDS encoding ABC transporter permease has product MTEERPATNPETPPNETPPKDPAASTDQEGLGGDQGRAALRQIVNGNAAISFLAIVVALVLGGFLIALADERVQEAAGYFFARPFDLLGAAWTSVSDAYVAMFRGAVFDWRAASFADSIRPITESFVYAIPLILAGLGISVGFRAGLFNIGAQGQIIVGAILASYIGFAWDLPIGLHLILAILGALVGGALYGAIPGVLKATSGANEVIVTIMLNWIAVYGIAWTLKQAVFNPGRSGQRSPAVLDSALYPRLIPDWLVPGNSFRLHWGLVVAILATLFVWWLLERSTIGFQLRAVGANPHAARTAGMSVGRITVITMVIAGGLAGLAATAQVLGTERSLTAGVAASYGFDAITVALLGRSRPLGTFLAGLLFGALKAGGSLMQRITATEIDIILVVQSVIVLLIAAPPLVRSIFRLPDPDAPSRAPVTKKEAAA; this is encoded by the coding sequence GTGACCGAGGAACGTCCCGCGACCAACCCCGAGACACCCCCGAACGAGACACCTCCCAAGGACCCAGCCGCGAGCACCGACCAGGAAGGCCTGGGCGGCGACCAGGGACGGGCTGCCCTGCGGCAGATCGTCAACGGCAACGCGGCCATCTCCTTCCTGGCCATCGTCGTGGCCCTCGTCCTCGGCGGGTTCCTGATCGCGCTGGCCGACGAGCGGGTCCAGGAGGCCGCCGGCTACTTCTTCGCCCGGCCCTTTGACCTGCTCGGGGCGGCCTGGACCTCGGTGAGCGACGCCTACGTCGCCATGTTCCGGGGCGCGGTCTTCGACTGGCGCGCGGCGTCCTTCGCCGACTCCATCCGGCCGATCACCGAGTCCTTCGTCTACGCGATCCCGCTGATCCTGGCGGGGCTCGGGATCAGCGTCGGCTTCCGGGCGGGCCTGTTCAACATCGGCGCCCAGGGCCAGATCATCGTGGGTGCCATCCTGGCCAGCTACATCGGCTTCGCCTGGGACCTGCCGATCGGCCTGCACCTGATCCTGGCCATCCTGGGTGCACTGGTCGGGGGCGCGCTCTACGGCGCGATCCCCGGTGTCCTGAAGGCCACGTCCGGCGCCAACGAGGTGATCGTGACGATCATGCTCAACTGGATCGCCGTCTACGGCATCGCCTGGACCCTGAAGCAGGCCGTGTTCAACCCCGGCCGCTCGGGCCAGCGCAGCCCGGCCGTGCTGGACTCGGCCCTCTACCCCCGGCTGATCCCGGACTGGTTGGTCCCCGGCAACAGCTTCCGGCTGCACTGGGGCCTCGTCGTGGCGATCCTGGCGACCCTCTTCGTGTGGTGGCTGCTGGAGCGCTCGACCATCGGGTTCCAGCTGCGCGCGGTGGGTGCCAACCCGCACGCGGCCCGGACCGCCGGTATGTCGGTCGGCAGGATCACCGTGATCACCATGGTGATCGCCGGTGGCCTCGCCGGCCTCGCGGCGACCGCACAGGTGCTCGGCACTGAGAGGTCGTTGACGGCCGGGGTCGCCGCCTCCTACGGATTCGACGCGATCACCGTGGCGCTGCTGGGCAGGTCCAGACCGTTGGGCACCTTCCTGGCCGGCCTGCTGTTCGGTGCGCTGAAGGCCGGTGGCTCGCTGATGCAACGGATCACCGCCACCGAGATCGACATCATCCTCGTCGTGCAGTCCGTCATCGTGCTCCTCATCGCGGCCCCGCCGTTGGTGCGCAGCATCTTCCGGCTGCCCGATCCTGATGCGCCCTCCCGGGCACCCGTCACGAAGAAGGAGGCGGCGGCATGA
- a CDS encoding ABC transporter permease — protein sequence MSTPVVPLAAGTPADDMSAVAQRISYKTPIVFAVATLVCLLGFAVGAPEGETTFQIASGSGWFTIPNFGVPAAATAWVLTLLLAAATAYAFWLTRARRPIPMWLNATVGLLFVVGFLVWVGAGKTSVIPVTSLLAGALALSVPLIFGALSGVVCERSGIINIAIEGQLLFGAFAAAVIASLFAQPYLGLVGAPLAGASVGAVLAWFSVKYHVNQLIVGVVLNTLVLGLTGFFFSTVLRADVSTWNSRQPLGILEIPLLSQIPVLGPVLFRQTILVYIMYAVIVLLQIMLFRSRWGLRTRAVGEHPKAADTVGIKVNPRRVWNTILGGAIAGLGGAFFTVGSGLAFGREMSAGNGFIALAAMILGKWNPKGAVVAALLFGFSKNLGNVLSTIGSSVPSELLLMLPYVITIFAVAGFVGRVRPPAAEGIPYTK from the coding sequence ATGAGCACCCCCGTCGTCCCGCTGGCCGCCGGGACCCCCGCCGACGACATGAGCGCGGTGGCCCAGCGGATCAGCTACAAGACCCCCATCGTCTTCGCGGTGGCCACCCTGGTCTGCCTGCTCGGGTTCGCCGTCGGGGCGCCCGAGGGGGAGACGACCTTCCAGATCGCGTCGGGGTCGGGCTGGTTCACCATCCCGAACTTCGGGGTCCCTGCGGCGGCCACGGCCTGGGTCCTGACCCTGCTGCTGGCGGCGGCCACCGCCTACGCCTTCTGGCTGACCCGTGCCCGCCGCCCGATCCCGATGTGGCTGAACGCCACCGTCGGCCTGCTGTTCGTGGTCGGGTTCCTGGTGTGGGTCGGCGCGGGCAAGACCAGCGTCATCCCGGTCACCTCCCTGCTGGCCGGCGCGCTGGCGCTGTCCGTCCCGCTGATCTTCGGCGCGCTCTCCGGGGTGGTGTGCGAACGCTCCGGCATCATCAACATCGCCATCGAGGGCCAGTTGCTGTTCGGTGCGTTCGCGGCCGCGGTCATCGCCTCACTGTTCGCCCAGCCCTACCTGGGCCTGGTCGGGGCGCCCCTGGCCGGTGCGTCGGTCGGCGCCGTCCTCGCCTGGTTCTCGGTGAAGTACCACGTGAACCAGCTCATCGTCGGGGTCGTGCTGAACACCCTGGTGCTCGGACTGACCGGGTTCTTCTTCTCCACGGTGCTCCGGGCCGACGTGTCGACCTGGAACAGCCGGCAGCCGCTGGGGATCCTGGAGATCCCGCTGCTCAGCCAGATCCCCGTGCTCGGCCCCGTGCTGTTCCGGCAGACGATCCTGGTCTACATCATGTATGCCGTCATCGTGCTGCTGCAGATCATGCTGTTCCGCAGCCGCTGGGGGCTGCGCACCCGCGCGGTCGGCGAGCACCCCAAGGCGGCCGACACGGTCGGCATCAAGGTCAACCCGCGGCGGGTGTGGAACACCATCCTGGGCGGCGCGATCGCCGGACTGGGCGGGGCGTTCTTCACGGTGGGCTCCGGGCTCGCGTTCGGCCGCGAGATGTCGGCCGGCAACGGCTTCATCGCGCTGGCCGCGATGATCCTGGGCAAGTGGAACCCCAAGGGTGCGGTGGTGGCCGCGCTGCTCTTCGGCTTCTCCAAGAACCTGGGCAACGTGCTGAGCACCATCGGCTCCAGCGTGCCCTCCGAGCTGCTCCTGATGCTGCCCTACGTGATCACCATCTTCGCGGTCGCCGGATTCGTCGGACGGGTCCGCCCGCCGGCCGCCGAGGGCATCCCGTACACCAAGTGA
- a CDS encoding cytidine deaminase, producing MTQDHSTGPDWALLQDRARQVAALAYVPYSHYPVGAAGLVDDGRVVVGCNVENAGYGVTLCAECGMVSDLVAGGGGRLVAVLCVNRDGALIMPCGRCRQLIWEHGGAACRMLTPEGERTMEQVLPQAFGPEDLDAVR from the coding sequence GTGACGCAGGACCATTCGACCGGACCGGACTGGGCGCTGTTGCAGGACCGCGCCCGTCAGGTGGCGGCCCTGGCCTACGTCCCGTACTCGCACTACCCGGTCGGTGCAGCCGGCCTGGTGGACGACGGCCGGGTGGTCGTGGGCTGCAACGTGGAGAACGCCGGCTACGGCGTCACGCTCTGCGCCGAGTGCGGCATGGTGTCGGACCTGGTGGCCGGTGGCGGCGGTCGTCTCGTCGCCGTGCTGTGCGTGAACCGGGACGGGGCACTGATCATGCCCTGCGGACGCTGCCGCCAGCTGATCTGGGAGCACGGCGGCGCGGCCTGCCGCATGCTCACCCCCGAGGGGGAGCGCACGATGGAGCAGGTGCTGCCCCAGGCCTTCGGGCCGGAGGACCTGGACGCCGTGCGCTGA